The following are encoded in a window of Bacteroidota bacterium genomic DNA:
- a CDS encoding transcriptional regulator, translating into MDIKVIKTEEDYNQAIKRLEEIFHASIDSEEGDEAELLSILIEKYEDEYYPIEAPDPIEAIKFRMDQMEMTKKDLVNVIGYNSRVSEIFSRKRKLSLNMIRNLHDKLKIPYESLMTNY; encoded by the coding sequence ATGGATATAAAAGTTATAAAAACAGAAGAGGATTATAATCAAGCTATAAAAAGACTTGAAGAAATATTTCATGCCTCAATTGATTCTGAAGAAGGAGACGAAGCGGAATTATTATCTATTCTCATAGAAAAATATGAAGATGAATATTATCCAATAGAAGCACCTGACCCAATTGAAGCTATCAAATTTAGGATGGATCAAATGGAAATGACAAAAAAAGATTTAGTTAATGTTATAGGATATAATAGCAGAGTTTCAGAAATTTTTAGCCGAAAACGAAAATTGTCATTGAATATGATTAGAAATTTGCACGACAAATTGAAAATCCCTTATGAATCATTAATGACTAATTATTAA